TAAAGTACAACAGCACACAGACCAATGTGAAACTGGACCTCATAATCATGATTCACTTCACTTAAAACAACCGATGATTAAGAGGTTCCTACTAACAATCTCAAGATGTTAATCACTTTAAGAACAACAAATACCAACCAGCAAGATTGCATAGGAATCTGAGACCACAACGTTACCATCAACTAACACTGGGACATAATGAAgaggatttaatttttcaaactctgcAAAAGCAGATGTAAAATATTCATCAACATCGGAAATTTTCAAGGCAAATCACAAATACATTTAGCAAACTCCATGTTTACCTGGACTAAATTGTTCACCTTTTAGAAGGTTCACTGCTTTGTACTCATAGGAAAGACCTACACATAGAAGACATTTTTATATATCCGATGCAAAATGacagaaaataataattcagCTAAGTGAAAATTAAGAGGAAGAAGGAGAAACCTTTAAGGTTCAAAGCGAAACGGACACGCCATGAACACGAACTCTGCCAGTAAGAGTACAAGATAAGCCTTGAAGAAGTAGACGAGGAATTGCCGATTCCTTTCTGCGAAAAAAGGAAACGAGAAAGGTCGATTCTTTCTTCCTCGGAGAAATCAGAAGAGAAACTTATACTTCAAATCATGACATTTGTTCGTATAAAAAGACTgcatttaatcaatttgaaaggCGAGAAAGGAAAAGAGTGCCTGATTCTTGCATTCCATGATGAAGATACTGAAGAGTCAAGCAAGTTTAAAGCTACACAGCTTCAGCTTCGCGCTGATTTAGAACGGCGAAGTTCTTCTGTCTGCACTCTGCCCGAGTTAAAGAGTCAACTCAACATTGATCAGTTTAGAGGAGCAGTGTCTATGGTTCATTTCACTGTCTTTCTAACCGTTCAACGCGTGTCATTCATAGGATTGGCGATCGATTTCGTCTTAATGGCTTAACAGGGGTTTGGTATACACGTGTTGAGTTTTTATTATGGAACACTTCAAAGGCTATTTAAGTTCTTGTGTATATTTTTCTGACCTTTTGTCAGTATTTCAATAACTAATGATATTTATAGccgaatttatttatttatttttatttgtttaattaggAATATacagatgaagaaaaagattaaagagATCCAAACAATCTAAGTTCGTCTGGATCATAAGCAATTAAGAACAGAAATAAACTAAACAACACATCCCATTGTAAGACATAACCTTTAAGatagatttatttattgatcattTGTGGAAAATCACCCGAGATTAAACAAATATGCTAATAATCACTCAAAACCcttcatcaaaattttatacatacaaATTATTCTCAGATATTTCTTTCATAGATgctaaaattattagaatacaCACAGCATCTTGTTAAACTAGAGAAAGCCTTTTTCCTTGCAGCAACTGATTGCTCCATCGAACATTTCCTCGACTCCATACTTGAATTCGAAACCAGCATCCAATAGTTTCTTTGATGTTAATCCCGGTGCTTTATAACCTTTGATCTCTGCTACTTCCCTGTCAAATTAAGagcatttttctttcaatatgagtagaaattatgaagaaaatgaaaaacgaATTGAACTTACTGTAATGTTGGAATTGGATATTCAGGGTACTTGGAAGAAAGAAGCAGAGACATCTGTTCAATTGTGACTGTGTTTGAAGAACAAATATATCTCCCTTTTACATCAGGACATTCAAGGAGGTATATATGTGCCCTAGCCACATCATCAACATGCACCATCGATGAATTCAGAAGCAAACTATATTCCTCTTTGTTACCTGAATTGTCATCAATTAAAAGAGGCATTGTCAGAAAATCAGAAGTGTTATAATCTGAAACCGTGccaaaatgaaaatgatgttGGGTTCAAAGGTGAACTTGAATCGAGCTAGTTTTACTCGAATTGGTATTTGGTTTGACTCACATATACTTACCAAGGACCATGGCTAACATGGTGCGTACTGAACCAGGAAACTTGGGACAAATGAAGGGACCAACAATGAAAGGAGGTATTAATGTAACCAGATCCAATCCATGTTCTTCTGCGAATTCAAGAGCTGCCTTTTCAGTCAATGTCTTAGATATCATATAAGAGCCCATCATCGGTATAGATTTTCTAATGAAATCTACATCACTCCAATATGTCTCATCCATTATATCAGAATCATTTCCATTAAGCTGAACAGCCGATGCACTTGAAGTGTAAACGACTCGCTTCACCGTTTTGGTTTTCAAGCATGCCTTTAAGATGCCAATAGTTCCATTGATTGACCTTTTTGTCACAACTTCTTCAGGCTCCCTGCCTTCAAAATCAACAGGTGTAGCAACATGAAGAACGCCGCTGCATCCTTCAACGGCGGCATCAAAACTATCTGGGTCGCTGAGATCCGCGTTCAAGATTTGGAGCTTCTCAGATGCCCCAGGTAGGTTTCTGAGGAAGCTGAGATCTCTGTTGTGTTCTGCTCATTTATCAACAAGTCAATTTTAGTTATATTAAAGTGAAAttgattattgatataaaaaaattaaaaaaagcatACCAGAGGCAGCTCTGACGGTGGTTCGGACTGAATACCCATGTTGAAGGAGCCTCATGATCAGCCATGAAGCTACAAACCCAGTTCCACCTGTCACACAAACAGTTCCTTTACCTTCTTCCATCTCGCCAATTTCTTTTCTCCAACTCTAATCCCCCCGTCTAAAGTTTCGATACCCGGAACTTTTTTGGGTAGTCAGTCCATTTTTTCAGTAGGTAATTACTTGATTTTTTGTGGCTATGATTGCTGGACCCCTTCTTGTCACAACCACATCGCAACTATGCGTAAACAGCCACTTCTTGTGTCAGAGGTGACGGAGCAAAACTTTTTCACTAGAGTAAAATTGATTTTCCCACCAAGCTTTGCCCAAAAACATTCTGTTCATCCCTTATACTTTTCTAATCACAAGCAGTGAAGTCAATACCAAATTGACTGGGAAACATTATGTTCATCCCTTATACTTTCAGAAGTTGCAAGTGACTCTTAGAGGAGTAAAAAAAGAGGAGGTTAATGTGTAAAGAGAGTTATCAGATTTTGTTGAtgtgatataaaatataaatgatgacAGTATAAATGAGtcgaatataaataaattaatatcaaagtATTTGTGAAAGTCAAACCAATATTGAAAATGAGtcataaaaaatgagattgtcGGTTGGGTTTTACAAGAGACTAAGGTTGGTGAAATAAAATGAGGAATAAGgtagaattaatatttaaaagggttttttaatttttattaatttaaaataatagggtaaatttgaaaaattaaatagtgagtgataataaaataattttttatactaatattgttttaaaattcttttctttggccagagtttgattttaaatttaaaaataaacgttatttatattatcaagtgATAAAAAATTGCTTGTAGAACAATTTTTAcaggaaaatgtaatttattgttttcataatGAGTCCCTACTTTATTAGGTTGGGTGACTATTTAATCAGGGGAATTTgaatttagtataaaaaatgaaaaaattgaaggcTACCGCAAATCCAAGGCCACCACAGTGCCAAATCAGCCTTCTCAGGTCTTTTAAGAAATTTCATTCATTTAACAGGTGGGTAGTCCTTTTAGAGTAGCATTAATTTGTGGTTGGCAATTATGATTTTTGGTCTAAGGTTACGTCAATCCAAACTGGGTTTAAATAAgatctagttttaaattagtttaaatttaaaaaaattaatttaaaattaacttaaaattaataaattgaagcttaaatttgactaaaaaataatataactttatatttgatttaattccattcaaatttgaattttttatctagTTTTGAAGTGGACTTATTGAGTAAAAGTAATTTCaatccttaatttaaatttgagttattcCATCGTACCATTGGTTGACTTTTATAAGTATTACCCACCATCACTATTGCAACTTCTACAGTTAAAATGATTTTTCGTAGGGCCAGAATTTATATATCCACAcactaaaatgaaaataattgtaCATGTACAATTTTTACGAGGAAACTGCATGATTTGCACTCTACAGAAAACCTTTCTCTCTGCAGCATTGAACAGCACCATCAAACATG
This sequence is a window from Mangifera indica cultivar Alphonso chromosome 5, CATAS_Mindica_2.1, whole genome shotgun sequence. Protein-coding genes within it:
- the LOC123215662 gene encoding vestitone reductase-like, producing the protein MEEGKGTVCVTGGTGFVASWLIMRLLQHGYSVRTTVRAASEHNRDLSFLRNLPGASEKLQILNADLSDPDSFDAAVEGCSGVLHVATPVDFEGREPEEVVTKRSINGTIGILKACLKTKTVKRVVYTSSASAVQLNGNDSDIMDETYWSDVDFIRKSIPMMGSYMISKTLTEKAALEFAEEHGLDLVTLIPPFIVGPFICPKFPGSVRTMLAMVLGNKEEYSLLLNSSMVHVDDVARAHIYLLECPDVKGRYICSSNTVTIEQMSLLLSSKYPEYPIPTLQEVAEIKGYKAPGLTSKKLLDAGFEFKYGVEEMFDGAISCCKEKGFL